A genomic window from Nitrospirota bacterium includes:
- a CDS encoding ADP-polyphosphate phosphotransferase → MTIRSDNFRVRPGEPVDVKAWPTRVKPVYASKGHYRELLAGHVEKLSALQTLLYASDNYALLVIFQGMDAAGKDSAIKHVMSGVNPQGCQVFSFKHPSAEELDHDFLWRTTRCLPERGRIGIFNRSYYEDVLIVRVHPEILRSQRIPDDGHDGAKIWPQRYRSIVDLESHLHYNGTRVIKFFLHLSKDEQQKRFLERIEEPEKHWKFSLGDIEERKYWDRYMEAYSACVSATSTKTAPWYVVPADDKKNARLIISHIILETLQGLKMSYPELGIQRREELRKIRKLLTK, encoded by the coding sequence ATGACCATCCGTTCCGACAATTTCCGTGTGCGGCCCGGGGAACCGGTCGACGTCAAAGCGTGGCCGACCAGAGTCAAGCCGGTTTACGCTTCTAAAGGACACTACCGAGAACTGCTCGCCGGCCACGTCGAGAAGCTCAGCGCGTTGCAGACCCTGCTCTACGCCTCGGACAACTACGCCCTGCTCGTGATCTTTCAGGGCATGGATGCCGCGGGGAAAGACAGCGCCATCAAACACGTCATGTCCGGCGTCAACCCCCAAGGCTGCCAGGTGTTCAGTTTCAAACATCCGAGCGCCGAAGAGCTGGACCACGATTTTCTCTGGCGCACCACCCGGTGCCTGCCCGAGCGCGGCCGGATCGGCATCTTCAACCGGTCCTATTACGAGGACGTGCTGATCGTCCGTGTCCACCCTGAGATCCTCCGGAGCCAGCGGATTCCTGATGACGGACATGACGGAGCCAAGATCTGGCCGCAACGGTATCGCTCCATCGTCGATCTGGAGAGCCATCTCCACTATAACGGCACCCGAGTCATCAAGTTCTTTCTCCACCTGTCGAAGGACGAACAGCAAAAGCGCTTCCTCGAACGCATCGAAGAGCCGGAGAAGCACTGGAAATTCAGCCTGGGCGACATCGAGGAGCGCAAGTACTGGGACCGCTACATGGAGGCGTATTCGGCCTGCGTGAGCGCCACCAGCACCAAGACCGCGCCGTGGTACGTGGTGCCCGCGGATGACAAGAAGAACGCGCGGCTGATCATCTCCCACATCATCTTGGAGACGCTCCAGGGG
- a CDS encoding thermonuclease family protein, whose product MPRMRRLTSLYRSVWVSVFAVTLAVLLPAPGFAKSFTFAGVVVKIHDGDTISVVRRGHAEKVRLAGIDCPELRQSFGHRAKNFTSRLASGQMVTVRVQGSDDHGRRLGVVLLPDGRSLNRELVAAGLAWKTSKNKQLAQLEQNARRTKRGLWADDDPTPPWEYRKAKSAKR is encoded by the coding sequence ATGCCCCGAATGCGCCGCCTCACCTCGCTTTACCGTTCAGTCTGGGTTTCCGTCTTCGCCGTGACCTTGGCAGTCCTGCTCCCTGCTCCGGGCTTTGCCAAGTCATTCACCTTTGCCGGGGTCGTGGTCAAGATACACGACGGCGACACCATTTCAGTGGTCCGGCGCGGCCATGCGGAAAAGGTGCGGCTCGCCGGGATCGATTGCCCCGAGCTGCGGCAATCGTTCGGCCACCGCGCCAAAAACTTCACCTCGCGCCTCGCATCCGGGCAGATGGTCACGGTCAGGGTCCAAGGCTCGGACGACCACGGCCGCCGGCTGGGCGTGGTCCTGCTCCCGGACGGCCGCTCATTGAACCGCGAATTGGTCGCAGCCGGCCTCGCGTGGAAAACGTCCAAGAACAAACAACTCGCGCAACTGGAGCAGAACGCCCGTCGCACCAAACGCGGTCTCTGGGCCGACGACGATCCGACCCCGCCGTGGGAATATCGGAAAGCCAAGAGCGCGAAGCGATAA
- a CDS encoding CYTH and CHAD domain-containing protein — MSAPLRDALEREIKLRVQPEFALPNFPGRRLPPRVFTSTYYDTTAYRLAQSGITLRYRREGRTGAWQIKLPVNGARRELEFPGGRSAPPESLTALLVAYLRGQPLKPIAKLKTRRVGLQVIGSEGPLAEAAVDSVSVLNGRSTLRRFTEVEVEQVGGDDQDLRRIEKTLRKAGAEKGDQRPKVFQVLNLAWPSAGKPVPAHAPSVAHLKALLQDQVAQLLRHDPGTRLGTDQEDVHQMRVAARRLRAVLRAARPMLAADWAETLRSELAWLGNALGPVRDLDVFLGHLRQECANLPAAERRTCSRWLDAFAQERTERHRALLEALKSERYLALVAQIELTAASPVVTDAAVRLSDIARAGFAQLCRAMRRGSRPLSDDRLHRIRIIGKRARYAAELAEATIGKSTTRYIRRLRRLQDLLGEHHDALVAEQRLRQLLAHTSRPRAAFALGRLIERQSERRRAIRVKLPKRWAKVEQAGRVVWS; from the coding sequence ATGTCGGCGCCGCTCCGAGATGCCCTGGAACGGGAGATCAAGCTCCGGGTGCAACCGGAGTTCGCGCTGCCGAACTTTCCGGGTCGGCGGCTCCCCCCGCGCGTGTTCACCTCGACCTACTACGACACCACGGCGTATCGGCTGGCGCAGAGCGGGATCACGCTGCGTTATCGACGGGAGGGACGGACGGGTGCGTGGCAAATCAAACTGCCCGTAAACGGCGCGCGACGTGAACTGGAATTCCCGGGCGGCCGCAGCGCGCCGCCCGAGTCGCTGACCGCCCTGTTGGTCGCGTACCTTCGCGGGCAGCCGTTGAAGCCCATTGCCAAGCTGAAAACCCGCCGTGTCGGTCTCCAGGTTATCGGCAGCGAGGGGCCGCTGGCCGAGGCAGCGGTTGACTCGGTCTCGGTGCTGAATGGACGAAGCACGCTGCGGCGGTTCACCGAAGTGGAGGTCGAGCAGGTCGGAGGGGACGATCAGGACCTCCGGCGAATCGAGAAGACCCTGCGCAAAGCAGGCGCGGAAAAAGGTGATCAGCGCCCCAAGGTGTTTCAGGTGCTCAACCTGGCGTGGCCAAGTGCTGGTAAACCGGTCCCGGCGCACGCTCCCTCGGTCGCTCATCTCAAGGCGCTGCTGCAGGACCAGGTCGCCCAGCTCTTGCGACACGACCCGGGAACGCGACTCGGGACGGACCAAGAAGACGTGCATCAGATGCGGGTGGCGGCGCGCCGGCTCCGTGCCGTTCTGCGCGCGGCGCGGCCCATGCTGGCTGCGGACTGGGCCGAAACTCTCCGAAGCGAACTGGCTTGGCTGGGCAACGCCTTGGGGCCGGTCCGGGACCTCGACGTGTTTTTGGGCCACCTCCGCCAGGAATGCGCGAATCTCCCCGCGGCCGAACGTCGGACCTGCTCGCGATGGCTCGACGCGTTCGCCCAGGAGCGAACCGAGCGGCACCGGGCGCTGCTGGAGGCGCTGAAGAGCGAGCGGTATCTGGCGCTCGTGGCGCAAATCGAACTGACCGCGGCCTCTCCGGTCGTGACCGACGCCGCGGTCCGACTCTCCGACATTGCCCGCGCGGGATTCGCGCAGTTGTGCCGAGCGATGCGCAGGGGGAGCCGGCCCCTGAGCGACGACCGGCTCCACCGAATTCGGATCATCGGCAAACGAGCCCGTTACGCCGCGGAACTCGCCGAGGCCACGATCGGGAAATCAACGACGCGATATATCCGGCGGCTGCGGCGGCTCCAGGATCTACTGGGCGAGCATCACGACGCGCTCGTGGCGGAACAACGCCTGCGCCAACTGCTCGCGCACACGTCGAGACCGCGGGCCGCGTTTGCGCTGGGTCGGTTGATCGAGCGACAGAGCGAGCGGCGACGCGCGATCCGAGTGAAACTCCCGAAGCGTTGGGCGAAGGTTGAACAGGCCGGTCGCGTGGTCTGGTCATGA
- a CDS encoding DUF2934 domain-containing protein, whose amino-acid sequence MKRETKGLTSIAATRHHSNDPTLQRQIAERAYQLFEMRGHSHGCDVDDWLRAEREIRAAWGRKRTTTRPKSATNGRSRSRTPKAA is encoded by the coding sequence ATGAAGCGTGAGACCAAAGGCTTGACCAGCATTGCCGCCACCCGCCACCACTCCAACGACCCCACGCTGCAGCGTCAAATCGCCGAGCGCGCCTACCAACTGTTCGAGATGCGCGGCCACTCGCACGGATGCGACGTGGACGACTGGCTCAGAGCCGAGCGCGAAATCCGGGCCGCGTGGGGACGCAAGCGGACCACCACACGGCCAAAAAGCGCGACCAATGGACGGTCGCGGTCCAGAACCCCGAAGGCCGCTTAG
- a CDS encoding zinc ribbon domain-containing protein codes for MPLYEYECQDCKKIFTVALSLREHDQGKPACPGCGSKNVGQLISPFIAKTASKT; via the coding sequence ATGCCCCTGTACGAGTACGAGTGCCAGGACTGCAAGAAGATCTTCACGGTTGCCCTGAGTCTTCGCGAACACGACCAGGGCAAGCCGGCCTGCCCCGGCTGCGGATCCAAGAACGTCGGTCAGCTCATCAGCCCGTTTATCGCCAAGACGGCCAGTAAGACGTAG